The Parambassis ranga chromosome 13, fParRan2.1, whole genome shotgun sequence genome contains the following window.
GCGTTCTCAGTTGGTGGCGCCTGCATGGCTGTTATAACCGGGGCTGTATTCTTTCGTCACAGGACTTCTGCCATCGTCAGGGCTAACAATTCTGAGCTGAGCTTcctgctgcttttctctctgACTCTGTGTTTCTTATGTTCATTAACGTTCATTGGAGCTCCCACTGAGTGGTCCTGCATGCTACGGCACACGGCGTTCGGCATCACCTTTGTCCTCTGCATCTCTTGTGTGCTCGGGAAAACAATAGTGGTCTTAATGGCTTTTAAAGCTACACTTCCAGGCAGTAATGTGATGAAGTGGTTTGGTCCTCCACAACAGAGAATGACGGTTGTGTCTTTTACATTTGTACAAGTTTTAATATGCATTATTTGGCTGGTACTCAGTCCTCCCTTCCCAATGAAAAATCTCACCACATACAAGGAGAAAATCATCCTGGAATGTGCACTGGGTTCTGCTATTGGGTTCTGGGCCGTTCTCGGGTACATCGGCCTGCTCGCAGTGTTTTGCTTTGTGTTAGCTGTCCTCGCCAGGAAACTGCCTGATAATTTTAATGAAGCTAAGCTAATCACCTTCAGCATGTTGATATTCTGTGCAGTCTGGATCACCTTTATCCCAGCATATGTCAGCTCTCCTGGGAAGTTCACTGTGGCTGTGGAGATATTTGCTATTCTGGCCTCCAGTTTTGGACTCATTCTGTGTATATTTGTTCCAAAGTGTTTTATCATATTGTTTAAGCCTGAGAAAAACACCAAGAAACATTTGATGAACAAACATTAACCCTTGTACATCAGAGGTTCAGAAATAGTTAATAATGGCCATAGCTGcattttaaaaagcagcagacacagttCTTTATTCCTATTTGAAAAGAATATCGATATTTTCTATAAATGTCAGTGTGAATGCATACATTTTATTCTATCTTTTACAACATTGTATGATaatgaaataaagcacatttaaaaagacaaaagatgcCTGGGTTCATGTTGAAGATTAATTTTGATACCATTTGAAGGATTtttataacaataaataaaaaaatgaactctCAATTTACCTCTAAAGTAAAATGAAGCCGTTCAGTCACACCATATTCACCATCATTCTCAGAATGATTACATGAAATTTGAACATACTGCATTAGCTATTAAACATGAGGGTTTAAGTTTGGATCTTGACTTTGAACTTTGGCCTGTGACCTTTCTGTAGTCTGAACATGCACTCTGTCTAAAGCTCTGAATCTGAAACCCAGCCAATACGTAACTTTATAACATAAACTATTCCTTTACAATATAATACAacgtccagcaggtggcagtagttTAACAAGACATTTTCTGAGGTCTAAGTGAGTGGCAAacagtttaattaaaacattaCCAGGTTTTGGTACGAGTTCCCactttatgttattattaattatttatttcatccatccattagcTGTACCAATTTATCCTGTATAATTATCCATTAATTTTGTGGCTCTGGAAGCTTTGCAAGTGGTTTACTAAACTATCACAGAGCATTATGCACCAGTTTAGAAATATCCACATGCAAAGTCCACAGAAAGGTCCAACAGATTTAAACACTGAAAGAAAGCACATCACGTCAATATATGATTGTTTAAAATCAGTTTAATGTTCCTGTAATGTTTTCCATATTAATTATTCCAGTGTTCCAGCTTCGTGTTGCGCCTCTCTCCTGTGCTGTTGCGGTttactgtgattggctgatctgGTGATGACACATATGACTtataaaatgaaatgttgtcGCCCTGTCACAGGCTATGTTGGAGAACTAGTCTCTccagcacacactcacccacacacacacacagtctataTGGGGTTACTATGGGTGATGCATCCAGCCTTTGTTGTCTTTGGctttcttgtgttttctttagcCTTCTTGTATCAGTGTTCTCTGCTGTAATATACACTGAAAACTCAGATATAAGTGAGAGCCTAAGTAGTGTTGACCCTATTTTATCTAAGTGTGTGAAACAGACCGACAGTGAGGCCCTGGCCCTGCAGTCAGATGGCGATGTTGTTATTGGAGGATTTTTCCCCCTGCATTATGTGGCCTCTGATCCACAAAACAGCTACCACAGCAAACCACAAATCACAACATGCAGCGGGTGAGTGTGAGGATACTGCTGATATCTGCTTATTTAAATGTTTCtaacaataaatgtgttttagggCATGTTACTCTGACATTATGTGATATGTTATATATTAAtgtctggttaaaaaaaaaatcagctttgaCTACAGAGCATTTCGTTGGATGATGACGATGGCGTTTGCAGTGGAGGAAATAAATCGTAATTTGAGCCTGTTACCAGGAGTCAAACTAGGTTACCTGATCATGGACAGCTGTGACCATGTCCACACCAGCCTGCAAGCTCTGCTGTCTTTAATCAGCCACTCCACTACTTCTTTTAATGGCacgaaagaaaacacaacagaggagaTAGAGACAACACAGCCTGAAACTGCCACATGTCTGTCTGATTCTCCTGTGCCTGCTGTTATTGGTCTCGCATCCTCATCGCCTACAAGAGCTGTTGCACACACTCTTGGCCCTTTTAAAATCCCACTGGTAAGGAGGCATCATTGTGCTATCTTGCTTGTGTTTGATATTTTGTATGATTAGTTAAACTCTCTGTCCTTCTAGGTGAGCTATTTTGCCACTTGTACATGTCTCAGCGACAAAAATATGTTTCCGTCCTTCTTACGAACTGTGCCGAGTGATCTCTTTCAAGTCAGAGGTCTGGTACAGCTGGTCACTTTCTTAGGCTGGTTCTGGGTGGGAACAATAGGGACCacggtgagaaaaaaaaatcacacaattcAATCCTGAAAATATGACAATATGATTATCAAAACTCTCTGTATGTATTTCAGGATGACTACAGTCAGTACGGCATCCAAGCATTCTCTAATCAGTTTAAACAACACGGTGGGTGCGTGGCATTTCACCTCACCATCCCTAAATCACCTACAGTAACTGAGACACAAGAAATGGCAAAAAAGCTGCAGAGTTCAACTGCAAAGGTCATGGTGGTATTCGCCAcagagggacagctgctggatctgctcTTAGAAGTAAGCCGCTAAGCTGATATGTGTAATAATGCAGTGTTAAAAAATAATACAGGTGAATTGGTGTTCATGGTGATCATCAATTATCTTTCTTTATGCTCTTGTAGCTTGCTCAGAGAAATGTGTCAGGGATTCAGTGGGTGGCTAGTGAAGCCTGGGTGACTGCCGGTCTACTGACCACACAACACTTCCACCCGCTCCTAGAGGGAACGCTGGGCTTCTCCTTCCCTGGAGTCAGGATACCCGGCTTGAAAGAGTTTCTTTTGAATGTCCGCCCCTCTTCCAATACAGGGATGGAATTTGTCAACATGTTCTGGGAAGAGCAGTTTGGTTGCAAGCTAATGTTTGCACAAGACAGATccaatgaaaacaaagcaaaaactgTCTATCACTTAAGTCGTTCGGATGCTTCTGGTTATGACAAAAAGTCTCTAAATAATTCTGGGCCTATTTTAGAGGAAAAAAGCTTAATAGTGACCTATGAGGCTGAAAGGCCTGTATGCACAGGCTCAGAAGATCTGAATAACGCTGATAGCAGCTACATTAATGTAGCTCAGGTCAGAATATCCTACAATGTGTATAAAGCTGTGTATGCCATCGCCCATGCTCTGCACAGTTTACTGAAATGTAATTCTGCAGAGAGAATATGTGAGAAGCACAAATCATTCACATCTGAACAGGTATGAGGATCAATTatcagtacaaaaaaaacatatacacCTGTGTAATTTGTGTTGTTTCATttgaatcattttatttttttattttcaaatagcTTCTGCACCACCTGAAGACAGTGAATTTCACCAACCAGTTTGATGAGAAAGTATATTTTGACTCCAATGGAGAGCCAGTCCCTCTCTATGACATTATAAACTGGCAGAAAAATAGCAATAATGAAATCAGGTgaattgctgtgtttttgtggctAGTATTTAAGCTGACCATGATGTATATTGTTTGGCCTAATTGCTTTTTGTTTAGATTTATCAAAGTTGGAAGCTATGATGGTTCAGCTCCCCTGAGAGAACAGTTGCATATAGTAAAGAGCAATATTGTATGGACAAAAGGTCAACCACAGGTAGGTGCCCTAAACTGAGTTGTTGTGCTGCTGGTTTAACCAAACCTGTggattctgaaaaaaaaacagttacctTCTGCACCTCTGATCACTGCTCAGGTCCCTGTGTCTCAGTGTAGCGCTCCATGTCCTCCTGGCACCAGGCAGGCCAGACGTCCTAGAGAGCCCCTCTGCTGCTTTGACTGTTTGCCGTGTGCAGATGGAGAGATCAGCAACCAAACAGGTACATGTTTACTTATAATTTAGTAAGTGCTTGGAGCGCGCAGCAGGCCATTAAAACCTTGATGTTCCTtctttgtgtgtcctcaggtTCCACTGAGTGCACAAAATGTCCCGAGTACTACTGGTCTGACAACGAAAAGGTGAAATGTGTTGCAGGGGTTGAAGAATTCCTGTCTTTCTCTGACACCATGGGTATCATCCTGGTTGTGCTGACCCTGCTGGGAGTAATTCtgaccatcatcatcactgttgtCTTCTACCGGTTCCGTACCACACCCATTGTCAAGGCCAACAACTCAGAAATAAGCTTCCTGCTTCTACTGTCACTCAAGCTCTGCTTCTTGTGTTCCCTGGTGTTCATCGGCCAGCCGTCTGTGTGGACATGTAGGCTCCGCCAGGCAGCGTTTGGGGTCAGctttgtcctctgtctgtcctgccTCCTTGTTAAGACCATTGTGGTTCTCTTGGCTTTCCGGGCAAGTGTACCTGGTAGCAGGACTCTGAAGCTGTTTGGGCCACCTCAGCAGAGGACTTTGATCCTCTGCACTATTGCTCCTCAGGTGGGTGTGATTCTGAACAATCTTGAACTAAAATTTACCACTCTTGTATTTGCTTTTAAGTTTTAAGGCCTCTGTCTTTCTCAGATTTGTCTCTGTGCTGGCTGGCTGGTGGGTGCGCCCCCATTCCCATTCAGAAACCCAACATATCAAGCCACTACAGGAAAAGTAAGAATGACACGATACAGTAATCACAAAGTAATCACAAGCTGCCGATTGCAGAATGTTCTACACATAAGTGCTTTAATATTTAGAAATCAAGCATTAAATGTTTATACATAATGATTGAGTTGTGTATTGTTTTCCGGACATTAGATTGTTGTGGAGTGTAAGGAGCCATGGCCTCCTGGATTTTACCTGGTCCTCAGTTACATTGGTCTGCTGGCCTTCATCTGCCTCCTCCTGGCATTCCTTGGACGGAAGCTGCCCGATACATTCAATGAGGCGAAGCTCATCACCTTCAGCATGCTAATTTTCTTGGCTGTGTGGATCTCTTTCATCCCAGCTTATGTAAGCTCCCCTGGCAAGTTCACAGTGGCTGTGGAAATATTTGCCATATTAGCCTCCAGTTTTGGTctgttattgtgtatttttttgccCAAATGTTACATCATTTTATTGCGTCCTGAGAGAAACGTTAAGAAAGGCATGACTGGAAAATATCCCAGATGATTGTTTGTGAATGATTATAGTATCAAGAGAAGTAAACAGAAACgtgaaaagtggaaaaaaaataaactgttatAAGATGTGTTTCAGAGTTTGTTTAAATCTTTTTATATGgtactttctctttctttggctGTGTAGTCATAATCAGATGTGAATTTATGGCACCTTATGCAGAATTTTTCCATTGTTTTTAAACATAACTATGGCACCAAAGTGTTGAGATCCAAAAAGATGCAAGACCACCCTTCACATCTTTCCTTCTACAAATAAAAAAGAGTGTGGGAACAAACCATTCAGGTTTCCAGCCCCCTATGATGTCAGAAGACAAGCTCCACCCCATAGTTCAAACATGTAGCAGCAACAGCCTGTCAGCAGAATTTAATGTCTTTTTCTAGTGTTTTGAGCTACAGTCTTAAGTCTAGGTCCATGTGAGGCTTAAGTCCTTTTCACCCATGCAGTGCAGAAATTGTTTATACTTTAAGCAACATTTAACCTGCTACCTCCCTAAAGTATGGATGATGTCGATAGTCACATCCTCCTGCTGGCCTGTTTAATGCTTTACGCCCTTTTGTTAATATTGCATATAAGTTCAAATTCAAGTAGTTCTAatatccatttaaaaaaaaaaatcattgttaaCGACAACTCTTCCTGCTGCATGCTCTATTGAGGTGCCTCTGTTTACCAGCCTCAAACGGCTACAGCATGTCTCACACCACCAGCCTCCCACATGGGACAATGTCATGACCTGGACTAGATTTGTGGAAAGGCCTTCACATAAACACCAACCTTTATTGAATGtctatatttgtttgtttttgttttttttctggccaACAAAATTTGCCACACAAACTCACTGTTTAACATCTTTATTACTGTAAAACATACATTAACGGGACAAGATGTTTATTATTGTGTCACCGTGCAAACTACTATCTGCACTCTAATTAATATCAAAGAGAATAATTTGTAGCTTACTACTTCTTTTCTTTCCCCATTAggtgctgttttgtgtttttctctggcTTTAGTAAAATAATGTAACACTTTGGAGCAAACAGACAGAACAACAAGCCAAAGCTGGAAGCCAGAATGGCAAATGACTCCACTGCATCTGCATACTTTCCAGGGGAGCTGATGTAGGCGGGTATGAATGCCAGccacacagcacagaagatcAGCATGCTAAAAGTGATGAACTTCGCCTCATTGAAGTTACCCGGCAACTTACGGGCCAGAAATGCCAGTACAAAGCAGAGGCAAGCCTGAAGACCAATGTATCCTAAAACGCACCAGAATGCGAGGCTAGATCCCACGCTGCACTCCAGTATTATCTTTGAGCGTTCATATTTAGTGTTACGGGATGGATAAGGGGGGGCATCGATCAGCCAGGCGGCACAGATAACCACTTGAACCAGAGTGCAGCTGAAGATGATGGCCCTCTGCTGCCTGGGACCCAGCCACTTCATGATGTTGTCCCCTGGCCTGGTGGCTGTAAAAGCAGCCAACACCACCAGCGTCTTCCCCAGGATGCAGGAGATGCAAAGTGAAAATGTGATGCTAAAGGCTGTGTGGCGAAGCATGCAGGACCAAACTGTGGGCTCTCCAATGAAAACCAGACAGCAAAGGAAACACAGTGTCAGCgcgaagaggatgaagaagctGAGCTCTGAGTTATTCACACGGACAATGGCTGTGTTTCTGTAGAAAAAGAACACTGCGAAAACAGCTACAGTAATGCAGGCACCCACCACAGAGATCACCGTCAGTGCTATACCCAGGGAATCATAGGACAAAAACTCCACTTTCTTAGGAATGCATGCAGTTCTGTTGCTGTTTGACCAGAAGTCCTCAGGACAGAACGTGCACTCTACTGAGTCTGCAGGAAAGAGAAGCAAAAAAGTTACAGAAATATTATTGATTTTGTAGATTTCATATACAGTCTTGGTTTCAAGCTTACTTGTCTGATTGCTAATTTTGCCGCTGTCACATGGTACACAGTCAAAGCAGCAAACAGGCTCCCCACGACGGACAGCCTTCCGGGACCCGGGAAGACAGCTGGCACTGCATACAGACACTGGCACCTACCGAGACAGAATAGATGTGTCAAGACCTGGAAATATTAGTCAACTGATCCGTctaggaaagaaaaaaagactagTTTGATAAGTGTGTGATGTGATGATCTGCAGCATTTTGCTCTTTTACTTTATAGATGCaactgtcctcacatcacatcCAGACTGACCTGCCAACCTGACTTACCTCCACCTTAACCTACAGAACTTCAACAGTTGGCATCTGATGAAGGTAAAAACACAGTGTGAGCAGCTTGCCTCACTTTGATGCCCCGCCCATATTATCCTGTCTTCCTGGATCACCAGCTCCTCTCCAGCAGTCTTGGTTCCATCAAACAACCCCACATGGACAAACTCAATGTTGCCACTTGTGCCTCTCTGCCAGTTGATAATATCATAATATGGTATGGAGTCTCCCTTCAGGTCAAAGTTCACCTCTTCTCCATCAATGTTAAAATTGACTTCCTGGAGATAGTGCTGCAgcttgaaaacaaaaaaagataataTGGGATAACCTAAAATGCCTCAAACTAATTTAGATGCAATAGCCTACTGTGACATACGAATACCAAATTATACCTGCCAGGGGAATATGTTGTTGCTTTGAGCACATGAGTTGTTTTGAAAAGGCCCATTGTCTGGTTGACATAGAAGAAGGTTGTGCAGAGAATGCGCAACTGCATATACAGCCTTGTAGACATTATAGGCCACTCTTGGGCTGGATGTATTCATGTAGGCTGAATGCTGCTCCAACAGTGACTCCTGTCCGGAGCAGGCTGGCAACTTAGTGGCAGGGAACTGAGAGTAAGTGCAACCATACAGAGCCTCCCATAGCTCCTGCACAAGTGTGTTATTGGGATACCTCTGAGGGTTTACTGTCTGCAGGTAGTCACTGAGTCCGGGGATACGACCTTTTCTAATGCCAAATCCTATAGTGCCTCCCAGGTAGGGGTAATACTCGCTCCCTGTAAAGACAGATGCTGTGACCCAGGCCTCACTAGCAACCCACTGTATTCCAGTGATGTTTTGCTCCATGTAGTCTCTCAAGAAAGGTGTCATTTCTCCCTCGGCTGAAAATACAACCACCACTTTTGCTGAGGAGCTGCTCATCACCTTAACGAGGAGGcacatgaaggaggaggaaataaTTTACAAAGGAAAGGAGGGGGGAAGCAAAGCAAGTCAAACATTATGGAGCATGACAGATGTATTACACACTATATAAATtaatttctcctttttttctctagATTTCTGTCTGTATAAGTTCTTAAAAGCATTTTGT
Protein-coding sequences here:
- the olfcu1 gene encoding olfactory receptor CU1, which translates into the protein MGLLWTDSEALALQSDGDVVIGGFFPLHYVASDPQNSYHSKPQITTCSGFDYRAFRWMMTMAFAVEEINRNLSLLPGVKLGYLIMDSCDHVHTSLQALLSLISHSTTSFNGTKENTTEEIETTQPETATCLSDSPVPAVIGLASSSPTRAVAHTLGPFKIPLVSYFATCTCLSDKNMFPSFLRTVPSDLFQVRGLVQLVTFLGWFWVGTIGTTDDYSQYGIQAFSNQFKQHGGCVAFHLTIPKSPTVTETQEMAKKLQSSTAKVMVVFATEGQLLDLLLELAQRNVSGIQWVASEAWVTAGLLTTQHFHPLLEGTLGFSFPGVRIPGLKEFLLNVRPSSNTGMEFVNMFWEEQFGCKLMFAQDSYEAERPVCTGSEDLNNADSSYINVAQVRISYNVYKAVYAIAHALHSLLKCNSAERICEKHKSFTSEQLLHHLKTVNFTNQFDEKVYFDSNGEPVPLYDIINWQKNSNNEIRFIKVGSYDGSAPLREQLHIVKSNIVWTKGQPQVPVSQCSAPCPPGTRQARRPREPLCCFDCLPCADGEISNQTGSTECTKCPEYYWSDNEKVKCVAGVEEFLSFSDTMGIILVVLTLLGVILTIIITVVFYRFRTTPIVKANNSEISFLLLLSLKLCFLCSLVFIGQPSVWTCRLRQAAFGVSFVLCLSCLLVKTIVVLLAFRASVPGSRTLKLFGPPQQRTLILCTIAPQICLCAGWLVGAPPFPFRNPTYQATTGKIVVECKEPWPPGFYLVLSYIGLLAFICLLLAFLGRKLPDTFNEAKLITFSMLIFLAVWISFIPAYVSSPGKFTVAVEIFAILASSFGLLLCIFLPKCYIILLRPERNVKKGMTGKYPR
- the LOC114444428 gene encoding extracellular calcium-sensing receptor-like, whose protein sequence is MPDLNCTYRPPPVKCNGFDPRAFRWALTMRLAVEEINQSPELLPNSTLGYKIFDSCAYPLTGQRAALAVLNGLSEEDSPTCSGASPLLAVIGESGSAQSIVVSRILQPFRIPMISYFSSCACFTDRRKYPTFFRVIPNDDYQVKAIAQLLVRFNWTWVGLVRGDHEYGRFAVQGLLRELQGSKVCVAYQEMIPLLYNRGKALEIMKVMSSSSAKVVVVFSAEGEMTPFLRDYMEQNITGIQWVASEAWVTASVFTGSEYYPYLGGTIGFGIRKGRIPGLSDYLQTVNPQRYPNNTLVQELWEALYGCTYSQFPATKLPACSGQESLLEQHSAYMNTSSPRVAYNVYKAVYAVAHSLHNLLLCQPDNGPFQNNSCAQSNNIFPWQLQHYLQEVNFNIDGEEVNFDLKGDSIPYYDIINWQRGTSGNIEFVHVGLFDGTKTAGEELVIQEDRIIWAGHQSEVPVSVCSASCLPGSRKAVRRGEPVCCFDCVPCDSGKISNQTNSVECTFCPEDFWSNSNRTACIPKKVEFLSYDSLGIALTVISVVGACITVAVFAVFFFYRNTAIVRVNNSELSFFILFALTLCFLCCLVFIGEPTVWSCMLRHTAFSITFSLCISCILGKTLVVLAAFTATRPGDNIMKWLGPRQQRAIIFSCTLVQVVICAAWLIDAPPYPSRNTKYERSKIILECSVGSSLAFWCVLGYIGLQACLCFVLAFLARKLPGNFNEAKFITFSMLIFCAVWLAFIPAYISSPGKYADAVESFAILASSFGLLFCLFAPKCYIILLKPEKNTKQHLMGKEKK